A single region of the Candidatus Omnitrophota bacterium genome encodes:
- the ispF gene encoding 2-C-methyl-D-erythritol 2,4-cyclodiphosphate synthase: MNFKIGIGYDIHRLVKGRKLYLGGVLIPYSKGLLGHSDGDVLIHAVCDALLGAAGLCDIGEMFPDTDQRYKNIRSSILLAKVGAALKQKGVKVGNIDAVIIAQEPKLTGFKKEIAVSLSKILKVKAQNISVKAKTNEGLDASGDSRAIACYAVATLKKGD; encoded by the coding sequence ATGAATTTTAAGATCGGTATAGGTTATGATATTCATCGCTTGGTAAAAGGCCGCAAGCTTTATTTGGGAGGGGTGTTGATCCCTTATTCTAAAGGTCTTTTAGGCCACTCCGACGGGGATGTGCTTATTCACGCTGTCTGTGACGCTTTGCTGGGCGCGGCAGGCCTTTGCGATATCGGGGAGATGTTCCCGGATACCGACCAGAGGTATAAAAACATCCGCAGTTCAATATTGCTGGCGAAAGTCGGCGCGGCATTGAAACAAAAAGGGGTTAAGGTCGGCAATATCGACGCGGTAATAATAGCCCAGGAACCTAAACTTACCGGTTTCAAAAAAGAGATCGCAGTCAGCCTAAGCAAGATATTGAAGGTCAAGGCGCAAAATATCAGCGTCAAGGCCAAGACCAACGAAGGTCTGGATGCTTCAGGGGATTCGCGGGCAATAGCCTGTTATGCCGTAGCCACGCTCAAAAAGGGAGACTAA